The segment CAGCTACGCCCGGACCTTCAAGGAGGCCCAGAACTACGTCACGCCTGTGATCCTGGCGGTGCTCATCCCCGGCGGGCTCGCGGCCATGCCCACGACGCGAATGGAGGGCGTCATGCTCGTCATGCCCGTGGGGAACATGGTGCTGCTCTCGCGGGAGCTGCTCCTGGGCACAAGCATTCCCGTGTGGCAGATCATTCTCGTGCTGCTCTCCACGACACTCTATGCCGTCGCCGCCGTGGCCGTCGCCGCGGGGATCTTCGGACGAGAATCGGTCGTATTTGCCGACGGCACGACAATGAAGGCGTCGCTGTCGCGGGCCATGATCCGCCCCAAGGCCATGCCGCCGGTTTCCACGAGCCTGATGATCGTGGCCCTGCTTTATCCGGTCTGGTTCTTCGTGCAGTCGAGCATATCGAGCCGATCGGGCGGCAACGTGGCCCAGGTGCTTTTCGTTACGGCTTGGGCCATGCCCCTGTTGTTCATCATCGTACCGGCGATGATCCTCTGGTATTGCAGGATCAATCTGGCCAACGCATTTTTCCTGCGCATGCCCCGAGGATGGCACCTGCTTGCCGGGGTGCTGATCGGCGCTTCCGCATGGGTACCGGCGCACGAACTGACCGTCCTGCAAATGCGGCTCTTCGCGCTGCCGGCAGGCATCGAGCACTACGTCGAGGCTTTCGGCCAAGCCCTTCAGGAACTGCCACCCGTCAGCGCCGTGGTATTGATCGCCCTGGTTCCGGCGATTTGCGAGGAATCGCTCTTTCGCGGATTGCTGATGAGCGGGCTGTCATCCGGTGCGCGGAAATGGACGGCCATTCTCGTGTCGGCCGCGGTGTTCGGCGTTTTTCATTACGTGGCCTTCAAGTTCGTCGTGACAGCAGCAATCGGCATCGTGCTGGGTTACCTGTGCTGGCAGTCGCGGTCCATCCTGCCGGGGATCATCGCCCATGGACTGCACAACGCCGTAAGCATCATGCCCGTGCTCGACCCGCGCTGGCCGACGTGGCTGGGTATCACGGATAGTACGACGGACACCGAATCCACGGCGCTTTCCGACGCGACCCTCACACACCTGCCGGTGCACGTCCTGGTGATAGGATTCGCCGTGCTGGTCGCAGGCTTGATGTTGGCGTCGATGCAACCACGCGGGACAGGTGATTCTAACAACCCGCCGGGTGCAACAGAGGTAGCAGGTGCTCGGCCGCGTTGACCATCGCCGCAAGCGTCAACATCAATAACAGTGCAAAGACAACAGATTCTCGCAGGAGCTCCCGGAAATCAGGTGTGCGGCACATCCCGTCGATCGCGATGATCAGTTCGAATATCGGATGCCCCATCAGACAGCCTCTCTCGGCGCGTCACACGGCGTTCCGCACTCCGGGCACACGCCGCTGACATTGCCGCGAAGATCGTATGCACAGTTCGCGCAAATCCCTTTGCGTTTGCGTTTTGCCAGACGGGCAGCAGGTATCGCCAGGATGCGCCCCAGCAGCAGCGAAGCCAGGAACGCCCATTCGTAGCGCAGGTAGCGCGGGTCCGACAAGTGGTCGTATATCCCGGGCTCGCGCGTCGCCGCGGCCAGTCCCTTGGGTAGCGCGGCAAATACCAATGTGCCCGGCGGCGCGTAAGGGTCACCACAAACGCAGCAGGCGCCGTTGACGAAGATGGAACCCTTGTAGAAACCGAGTCTGAACTTGTCGCCCAGAAGCATCCGCCAATAGGAGACGCGCATCGTGGTATCCAAGGGGCGAAATGCATAGAGATGATAATCGTGGTGCGCGAACAGGATCATCGGTTTGAACGTCCCGGCGAGCCACACGGCCGCGACGAGGACCGGCGGAAGCAGCCCGAAGAACCACGCCGTGTTCGAGGGAACGGCCCATCGAGCCTTGAGCCAAGTTGTCAGGCGTCGCGACATCTCTTGGCCTGCCATGCCAGGGGCCCGGTCCCGGCGGAGTGATTAGGTTTGCTCGGCGGATTCCGGCGTCAGAAGAACATCCCCGGGACGCACGCGCCTCCCGTTGACAAAATCGGGCCAGGTCATGACCCGCCCACCGGAAGGTCGAATTTCCAGAATCTCCACAAGGCCATCGTTCGCCGCGACACAGAGCCGCTGGTCGACGGTGCCGGGAGGATGATCCGGTTGGCCGGGAATCTCCGCCTTTCGTGCCCGCACCAAGGTCACCGTCTCTTCGCGTCCGGCACCCGAGCGGTAAATGGCTGTCGCCCCCGGCCACGGCGTCATGCCGCAAATCAACCGGGCAATTTCGTCGGCCGGTCGCGCGAAATTCACGAAGCCGTCGCTTTTTTTGAGCTTGGGAGCCCGTGTGGCCTCGGCATCGTTCTGCGGAGTCCCTGTTGGCGTCTCGCCGCTTTCGAACTGCTCCAGTGCGGCGCGGACCGCATCGACGCCGACGCCAGCCAGCCGGTCATGCAATTCGCCGGCGGTTTCCTCGGGCTTGATGTAGGTCCATCGCGAGCTGAGGATCGGCCCGGCGTCCATCCGCTCGACGATATGGAAAACCGAACACCCCGTCCGTTCCTCGCCCCGGACAATCGCCCAGTTGATCGGCGCCGCTCCGCGGTACTTGGGCAGCAGCGACGCGTGCAGATTAATACACCCGCCGGGAAACGCGCCGCGTACTTCCGCGCCCAGCTTCTGTCCGAAGGCGATCACCAGCGACAGCCTGCACTCCAGATCCTTCAGCCGCCGCACATGCTCGGGCAGATTGACGTCCTCGATTTCCAGAAAGGGAAGCTCATGCTCCATGGCGAATTGCGCGACCGGCGTGGATGTAACCTTCCTCCCGCGGCCGCTTCCCCGAGCAGGCTGGGTCACCACCAGGGGCAGATCATGTCCGCTCTGCGCCAGCCAGCGCAGGCTGGGCAGCGCAAACGCCCCGGACGCCATCAGTACGATTCGCATGGCCTGGGAGTCCTCAGCGGCGGGCGGCGTAGTCATCACGTAGCTGCCGAATGGCCCGGCGGTTGGCGATTTCATCGCCGGCCGACATCTGATCGATGATCAGCCGCCCTTCCAGATGGTCAAACTCGTGCTGCCAGATCCGCGCCAGGAGATCTTCAGCCGTGGACTCGTGGACGTTGCCCAGCGGATCGAGGAAGCGCATCACGGCGCGCCGGGCTCGCCGCATCTTCACATTCACACCCGGGATGGAAAGACAGCCCTCCTCGAGCTCCGCAGCCCCGGTCAGTTCCACGAATTCCGGATTGACCACGGCAAGGTTGTCGGCGGGGTCTTCTCCTGGGTTGCACACGAAGAGACGCAAGCTGAGGCCCACCTGAGGGGCAGCCAGACCCACGCCCTTTCCTTCCACCATGAGCCCGAGCATCCTTTCCGACAGCCGGACCAGATCATCCCCGAAGGACTCGACCGGCGCGCACCGTTTGCGCAGGACGGGAGCGGGGTACTTGACAATGGACAGCCGGGCAAGATCGGGGAGTTGCATAGTTTCGGACGAGTCGATCGGAACGCCCTGATTATCGCCAACGCTTGACACGATGAGGCGCTAAGATAGTATCCACCAGTTGTGAATTGTAAAGGTTCGCTGCGGCGTAGTTTGCCGCAATGAGCGCTAGATTGCCACTGTGCGGCGCTTTTCCTGTCGTCGACAGTTGGTCCGCTTGGCGGGCCGATCCGACGATTCTTCGGCGCCCCAGCGTGCATCCCGTGCTTCCCTCCATAGCCGCTTGCTGAAGACCGCCGACTTATGGCCAGGAAGAAAAACCCGGACAACGAGAACGCCGGCGATTCAAATGCTCGCCTGGATACCTCGGCAGAGGACAAAGCCAAAGCCCGCAAGTGGTTCGCCCGCGGACGGGAACTGGGTGAGAAAAAGCAATTCGACTACGCCGTTGAGTACTACGTCAACGGACTGGAATTCTGGCCCGA is part of the Phycisphaerae bacterium genome and harbors:
- a CDS encoding CPBP family intramembrane metalloprotease, whose amino-acid sequence is MKFHRLIRTIYWKELLDILRDRRTLVAMIVVPIVLYPLLMVGSVQAVGVQTEGLSSEIFKIGTVGETQGRLLQQLVQRDDAVLSRMAELEEKEGEQGKKKVKLMDALIGGMSQSLAGRLEIFQFENRDALEAAVRNRAIQAGVIFDSDELISDPNQQNAVTFIVDQENLRGKYVESLLHSLLNRTGARMVWARLQQRGLPKYLDQPFTIDTVDLSSPPSILGQILPLILILMTITGAIYPAIDLTAGERERGTLESLMVTPVPTFDLIAGKFLVVTTVAIFGATLNLASVAATVHFGGFDIMVSESGGVPLATMGVVLLSLIPFAVLMSAIMIAVCSYARTFKEAQNYVTPVILAVLIPGGLAAMPTTRMEGVMLVMPVGNMVLLSRELLLGTSIPVWQIILVLLSTTLYAVAAVAVAAGIFGRESVVFADGTTMKASLSRAMIRPKAMPPVSTSLMIVALLYPVWFFVQSSISSRSGGNVAQVLFVTAWAMPLLFIIVPAMILWYCRINLANAFFLRMPRGWHLLAGVLIGASAWVPAHELTVLQMRLFALPAGIEHYVEAFGQALQELPPVSAVVLIALVPAICEESLFRGLLMSGLSSGARKWTAILVSAAVFGVFHYVAFKFVVTAAIGIVLGYLCWQSRSILPGIIAHGLHNAVSIMPVLDPRWPTWLGITDSTTDTESTALSDATLTHLPVHVLVIGFAVLVAGLMLASMQPRGTGDSNNPPGATEVAGARPR
- the fmt gene encoding methionyl-tRNA formyltransferase, translating into MRIVLMASGAFALPSLRWLAQSGHDLPLVVTQPARGSGRGRKVTSTPVAQFAMEHELPFLEIEDVNLPEHVRRLKDLECRLSLVIAFGQKLGAEVRGAFPGGCINLHASLLPKYRGAAPINWAIVRGEERTGCSVFHIVERMDAGPILSSRWTYIKPEETAGELHDRLAGVGVDAVRAALEQFESGETPTGTPQNDAEATRAPKLKKSDGFVNFARPADEIARLICGMTPWPGATAIYRSGAGREETVTLVRARKAEIPGQPDHPPGTVDQRLCVAANDGLVEILEIRPSGGRVMTWPDFVNGRRVRPGDVLLTPESAEQT
- the def gene encoding peptide deformylase: MQLPDLARLSIVKYPAPVLRKRCAPVESFGDDLVRLSERMLGLMVEGKGVGLAAPQVGLSLRLFVCNPGEDPADNLAVVNPEFVELTGAAELEEGCLSIPGVNVKMRRARRAVMRFLDPLGNVHESTAEDLLARIWQHEFDHLEGRLIIDQMSAGDEIANRRAIRQLRDDYAARR